The following are encoded in a window of Candida dubliniensis CD36 chromosome 4, complete sequence genomic DNA:
- a CDS encoding uncharacterized cell wall protein, putative (limited sequence similarity to S. cerevisiae CCW14), with protein sequence MKFLTAASLLTLSSSALAAIKDIQLYAQSSNNEVNDFGISSQHEGAALNYLFLAAPGVAQNLKYDDETKSIFAELKTASSTVRQPLNVGSTVLQLGGSGDGVKVDIAEDGTLTFDGSDSVGAAKNINDPYNYSEDSYAVVKGVDGAIPIKIVAKFTGDNKESGSSSAPEPTASSSESPKETPVYSNSTVTLYTTYCPLSTTITLTVCSDVCTPTVIETSGSVTVSSVQVSSGTPAASSEAAPPKTTVDSVSKPAPSGDKPTAAVTSFEGAANALTGGSVAIAVAAAIGLVF encoded by the coding sequence atgaaatttttaacTGCTGCTTCCTTATTAACTTTGTCCTCCTCAGCTTTAGCTGCCATTAAAGACATTCAATTATATGCTCAATCTTCCAACAATGAAGTTAACGACTTTGGTATTTCCTCCCAACACGAAGGTGCTGCTTTGAACTACTTATTCTTGGCTGCTCCAGGTGTTGctcaaaatttgaaatacGATGACGAAACCAAATCTATTTTTGCTGAATTGAAAACTGCTTCTTCCACTGTCAGACAACCATTGAATGTTGGTAGTACTGTTCTTCAATTaggtggtagtggtgatGGTGTCAAAGTTGACATTGCCGAAGATGGTACTCTTACTTTTGATGGTTCTGACTCTGTTGGAGCTGCCAAGAACATCAACGATCCATACAACTACTCCGAAGATTCATATGCTGTTGTTAAAGGTGTTGATGGAGCTATCCCAATCAAAATTGTGGCTAAATTCACTGGTGACAATAAAGAATctggttcttcttctgctCCAGAACCAACTGCTTCATCATCTGAATCTCCAAAGGAAACTCCAGTTTACAGCAACAGTACTGTCACCCTTTACACCACTTACTGCCCATTATCTACCACCATCACTTTAACTGTCTGTTCTGATGTTTGTACTCCAACCGTCATTGAAACTTCTGGTTCAGTCACTGTTTCTTCAGTTCAAGTTTCTTCCGGTACTCCTGCTGCTTCTTCTGAAGCTGCCCCACCAAAAACCACTGTTGACTCAGTCAGCAAACCAGCTCCATCTGGTGACAAACCAACTGCTGCTGTCACTTCATTCGAAGGTGCTGCTAACGCCCTCACTGGTGGATCAGTTGCTATTGCTGTTGCCGCTGCCATTGGTTTGGTCTtctaa
- a CDS encoding uncharacterized cell wall protein, putative: protein MKYFTIATLLTLTSSALAAIRDVQLFAQSSNEEINNNGLISRREGAGINYLFLASGGAETLKFDDETYTVFSELQTGSTTARQSLVVSGGVVQLSVTGQPLHVEISEDGTVKFAGSDSVAAAKNINDPYNYSKDSFAVVTNGGEGSIPFTIVAKFVGGEKSSSTAKPTEAPTETPVYSNKTVTVFTTYCPESTTITLTICSEVCTPTVIETSGSVTVSSVLPSSTEAPPKTSVAAPSTTAEAKTTAPVTSYEGGANEIISGGSMAVALVAAAIGLVI, encoded by the coding sequence ATGAAATACTTTACAATTGCAACCTTATTAACTTTGACATCATCTGCTTTAGCTGCTATCAGGGATGTTCAATTGTTTGCTCAATCTtcaaatgaagaaattaacaataatggCCTTATTTCTAGACGTGAAGGTGCTGgaatcaattatttgtttttggctagtggtggtgctgaaactttaaaatttgatgaCGAAACCTATACAGTTTTCAGTGAATTACAAACAGGTTCAACTACTGCTAGACAACTGTTGGTTGTTTCCGGTGGTGTTGTTCAATTGAGTGTTACTGGTCAACCACTTCATGTTGAAATTTCTGAAGATGGAACCGTTAAGTTTGCTGGTTCCGATtctgttgctgctgctaaGAATATCAATGATCCATATAACTACTCCAAGGATTCATTTGCTGTTGTTACTAATGGTGGTGAAGGCTCAATCCCATTCACAATTGTTGCCAaatttgttggtggtgAGAAATCTTCGTCTACTGCAAAACCTACTGAAGCTCCAACAGAAACTCCGGTTTATTCAAACAAGACAGTAACTGTTTTCACTACTTACTGTCCAGAATCTACTACAATCACTTTAACTATTTGTTCAGAAGTTTGTACACCTACTGTGATTGAAACTTCTGGTTCAGTTACTGTTTCTTCTGTTTTACCTTCTAGTACTGAAGCTCCTCCAAAAACTTCTGTTGCAGCACCATCAACTACAGCTGAAGCCAAAACTACTGCTCCAGTCACTTCATATGAAGGTGGTGCTAATGAAATCATTAGTGGCGGATCAATGGCTGTTGCCcttgttgctgctgctatTGGTTTAGTTATCTAA
- a CDS encoding uncharacterized cell wall protein, putative (limited sequence similarity to S. cerevisiae CWP1), giving the protein MKFLAILSLSSSALATISSIQLFAKSSDSKVDGLGLYSKHEGAAIDYLFLSKNGADLKYDDEKKQIYQELKTASLTVRQSFTLGGDVYELGATDNFIPVTINKDGTLSFTGDDKVFASKNVNDPYSYSNSEYAVSNKQTDDSAPITIVAKFTDGNAAASSDVAQASSSASSEQATVSNFEGAAGQNKLSYGVGMAAVVAGLVL; this is encoded by the coding sequence atgaaattccTTGCTATCTTATCATTGTCTAGCTCTGCTCTTGCTACTATCtcatcaattcaattatttgcTAAATCTAGCGACTCAAAAGTTGATGGTCTTGGTTTATACTCCAAACATGAAGGTGCTGCCATCGATTACTTGTTCCTTAGTAAGAACGGTGCTGACTTGAAATACGATGAcgaaaagaaacaaatctaccaagaattgaaaaccGCCTCCCTCACTGTTAGACAACTGTTCACCTTGGGTGGTGACGTTTACGAATTAGGTGCCACCGACAATTTCATTCCAGTCACCATTAACAAGGATGGTACTCTTAGCTTTACTGGTGATGACAAAGTTTTTGCTTCAAAGAATGTCAACGATCCTTACAGTTACTCTAACAGTGAATATGCTGTTTCTAACAAACAAACTGATGACAGTGCTCCAATCACTATTGTTGCCAAGTTCACTGATGGTAATGCTGCTGCTTCCAGTGATGTTGCACAAGCTTCAAGCAGTGCTAGCTCAGAACAAGCCACCGTTTCAAACTTTGAAGGTGCTGCTGgtcaaaacaaattaagCTATGGTGTTGGTATggctgctgttgttgctggaTTAGTCTTGTAA
- a CDS encoding calnexin precursor, putative (Similar to S. cerevisiae CNE1;~In S. cerevisiae: integral membrane ER chaperone involved in folding and quality control of glycoproteins), with protein sequence MKYALVLLLSLVHATVKYVPFDKTQLDPLSFFEQFDYPSLKSSPWKLSTAKKFDEGRDEIVRYTGEWKIEPSTSKYPGLEGDLGLVMKSRASHYAISYKLPHEVTNSNKNQDLVLQYEVKLQQGLTCGGAYIKLLDSSPSGYKFFNSETPYQIMFGPDVCGSENKIHFIIRKQLPNGTIEEKHLKHKPMARTNELTNLYTLIVKSNQDFEIRVNGQVAKAGNLYNNQKLFTPPFEPPKEIPDVNDKKPDDWDDRAYIPDPTVEKPEDYELKHEYPQVRDPNAAKPDEWDESAPRYIPDPDAVKPEDWNDNEKEWEPPLIVNPKCATGCGPWEAPLIPNHDYIGPWFPPDIKNPNYNGIWTPRLIPNPDYYEVKTPGKLDKPIGGIGFELWSIESDILFDNIYLGNSIKEAELIGNTTFTIKYELEADQRRENKPRAKNEPVAPPRNFEDIIRDDSISTLQQFLIFIKLFWLRQYVQLKDFYFELMLDPIGLVTANPLKTLVYAFLFLFSFTIFFGFASTVMFLLQGGEVFGSTTTDQNNTERVSNAEEIEIPSSNVQKIEILDEQIHVRQRK encoded by the coding sequence ATGAAATATGCATTAGTGTTGTTACTTTCATTGGTACACGCAACAGTTAAATATGTTCCATTTGATAAAACGCAATTAGATCctttatcattttttgaACAGTTTGATTATCCATCTTTAAAATCATCGCCCTGGAAACTATCAACTGccaaaaaatttgatgaagGAAGAGATGAAATAGTTCGTTATACTGGTGAATGGAAAATTGAACCTTCAACTTCTAAATATCCTGGTTTAGAAGGTGATCTTGGATTAGTTATGAAATCAAGAGCTTCTCATTATGCCATTTCTTATAAATTACCTCATGAAGTGACAAATAGCAACAAAAACCAAGATTTAGTACTTCAATATGAAGTAAAATTACAACAAGGTTTGACTTGTGGTGGTGCttatataaaattattggatAGTTCACCTTCTGGTtataaattcttcaattcaGAAACACCGtatcaaataatgtttGGTCCTGATGTTTGTGGCAGTGAAAACAAAATCCATTTCATTATAAGAAAACAACTCCCCAATGGTACAATTGAAGAGAAACATTTGAAACATAAACCAATGGCAAGAACAAATGAATTGACTAATTTATATACATTAATTGTTAAATCAAACCAAGATTTCGAAATTAGAGTCAATGGACAAGTTGCCAAAGCAGGgaatttatataataatcaaaaattattcaCACCTCCATTTGAACCACCAAAAGAAATTCCTGAtgttaatgataaaaaacCAGATGATTGGGATGATCGAGCATATATTCCTGACCCCACTGTTGAAAAACCAGAAGATTATGAGTTGAAACATGAATACCCTCAAGTTAGAGATCCAAATGCTGCTAAACCAGATGAATGGGATGAACTGGCACCAAGGTATATTCCTGATCCCGATGCTGTCAAACCTGAAGATTGGAATGACAATGAAAAAGAGTGGGAACCACCATTAATTGTTAATCCTAAATGTGCTACTGGTTGTGGACCATGGGAAGCACCATTAATTCCAAATCATGATTACATTGGTCCATGGTTCCCACCTGATATTAAAAACCCAAATTATAATGGTATTTGGACACCAAGATTAATTCCCAACCCTGACTATTATGAAGTGAAAACTCCAGGGAAATTAGATAAACCAATTGGTGGAATTGGATTTGAACTTTGGAGTATTGAAAGTgatattttgtttgataatatttatttagGGAATTCCATAAAGGAAGCTGAATTAATTGGTAATACTACATTTACCATAAAATACGAATTAGAAGCTGATCAAAGACGTGAAAATAAACCCCGAGCTAAAAATGAACCTGTGGCACCACCACGAAATTTTGAAGATATAATCCGTGATGATTCTATTTCTACacttcaacaatttcttattttcatcaaattattTTGGTTAAGACAATATGTTCAATTAAaagatttttattttgaattaatGTTGGATCCTATAGGATTAGTCACAGCAAATCCATTGAAAACTTTAGTGTATgcatttttgtttttgttttcatttaCGATATTTTTTGGGTTTGCAAGTACAGTGATGTTCTTACTACAAGGAGGCGAGGTGTTTGGAAGTACTACAACTGATCAAAACAACACTGAACGTGTATCAAACgcagaagaaattgaaattccTAGCAGCAATGTACAGAAAATAGAAATTCTTGATGAACAAATACATGTGAGACAAAGGAAATAG